In one Rutidosis leptorrhynchoides isolate AG116_Rl617_1_P2 chromosome 8, CSIRO_AGI_Rlap_v1, whole genome shotgun sequence genomic region, the following are encoded:
- the LOC139864816 gene encoding uncharacterized protein: MGRDSCLARVTAGVAVGGAVGGAVGAVYGTYEAVRFKVPGLMKIRYIGQTTLGSAAIFGLFLGAGSLIHCGKSY; this comes from the exons ATGGGAAGAGATAGCTGTCTAGCAAGAGTAACCGCCGGAGTGGCCGTTGGTGGGGCCGTTGGTGGCGCTGTCG GTGCTGTATATGGAACTTATGAAGCTGTTAGGTTTAAG GTTCCGGGGCTTATGAAGATCAGATATATTGGACAAACAACGCTAGGCAGTGCTGCAATTTTTGGTCTTTTTCTGGGTGCTGGGAGCTTGATACATTGCGGGAAGTCCTACTAA